The Hymenobacter baengnokdamensis genome includes a region encoding these proteins:
- the nuoL gene encoding NADH-quinone oxidoreductase subunit L, with product MQETVLPGATAPFSTLLYLLIPGLPFLGFLVNGLLNKRLSGTVAGALGTLTVLGSFLLSVFLFVNFKYQYTVSLFDWISVGSLQIPFSYQIDQLSLLMLLLITGVGTLIHLYSIGYMHHDENVGKFFSFLNLFVFSMLILVLGANFVILFIGWEGVGLCSYLLIGFWNKHTSYNNAAKKAFIINRVGDLGFLLGIFLIYLTFNSVQYGEVFQKAHLSQFGNYGVGVCTAITLLLFVGAMGKSAQLPLYTWLPDAMAGPTPVSALIHAATMVTAGIYLVLRANVLFTLAPQTLEVVGIIGLATALFAATIGLAQNDIKKVLAYSTVSQLGYMFLALGVMGYTSSFFHVLTHAFFKALLFLGAGSVIHAMSNEQDMRRMGGLRKALPITFLTMLIGCLAISGIPPFAGFFSKDEILSHVYEHSKVMWAIGVFTSFLTAFYMFRLLFLTFFGEFRGTEEQRHHLHESPASMTLPLIVLAILSAVGGFMGAPMFVGKHYLADYLAPIFTYSRQILPAAFTTEPEHSTELMLMGISVLVAVVGIVLAYVQYVARAQRPAEDDAQRSAPESLIYHKYYIDELYDSLIVKPVMALSTGLYKFVENGIIDPIANGVGRVTLAGGQLLRNVQTGSVETYLILMVLGIVLILGLNFGRL from the coding sequence ATGCAAGAAACTGTTCTTCCTGGTGCTACGGCACCTTTTTCTACGCTGCTGTACCTGCTCATTCCGGGGCTGCCCTTTCTGGGCTTCCTGGTTAATGGCTTGCTGAACAAGCGGTTGTCGGGCACCGTGGCCGGGGCGCTGGGCACGCTTACCGTGCTGGGGTCGTTCCTGCTCTCGGTATTCTTGTTTGTCAATTTCAAGTATCAGTACACCGTCAGCCTGTTCGACTGGATTTCGGTAGGCTCGCTGCAAATCCCGTTCAGCTACCAGATTGACCAGCTGAGCCTGCTCATGCTGCTGCTGATAACGGGCGTGGGTACGCTTATCCACCTCTACAGCATCGGCTACATGCACCACGACGAGAACGTGGGGAAGTTCTTTAGCTTCCTCAACCTGTTCGTGTTCAGTATGCTGATTCTGGTGCTGGGGGCCAACTTCGTTATCCTCTTCATCGGCTGGGAAGGCGTGGGACTGTGCTCGTACCTGCTCATTGGCTTCTGGAACAAGCATACCAGCTACAACAACGCCGCTAAAAAAGCCTTCATCATCAACCGGGTGGGCGACCTGGGCTTTCTGCTCGGTATCTTCCTTATTTATCTGACTTTTAACTCAGTACAATACGGCGAAGTGTTCCAGAAGGCGCACCTGAGCCAGTTTGGTAATTATGGAGTAGGCGTCTGCACGGCCATCACGCTGCTGCTCTTCGTGGGCGCGATGGGTAAGTCGGCGCAGCTGCCGCTCTACACCTGGCTGCCCGACGCCATGGCCGGACCCACGCCCGTTTCGGCGCTCATCCACGCCGCTACCATGGTCACGGCCGGTATCTACCTCGTGCTGCGCGCCAACGTGCTGTTTACCCTGGCCCCGCAAACGCTGGAGGTGGTCGGCATTATTGGGCTGGCCACGGCGCTGTTTGCGGCCACTATCGGCCTGGCGCAGAACGACATCAAAAAAGTGCTGGCTTACTCCACGGTATCGCAGCTGGGCTATATGTTTCTGGCGCTGGGCGTGATGGGCTACACCTCGTCGTTTTTCCACGTGCTCACCCACGCCTTCTTCAAGGCCCTGCTCTTCCTGGGAGCCGGCTCGGTCATTCATGCCATGAGCAACGAGCAGGACATGCGCCGCATGGGTGGCCTGCGCAAGGCTTTGCCCATTACGTTTTTAACCATGCTCATCGGCTGCCTGGCCATCTCTGGTATTCCGCCGTTCGCGGGCTTTTTCTCGAAAGATGAGATTCTGAGCCACGTGTACGAGCACAGCAAGGTGATGTGGGCCATCGGCGTCTTCACCTCGTTTCTGACCGCCTTCTACATGTTCCGGCTGCTGTTCCTGACGTTCTTCGGCGAGTTTCGGGGCACTGAGGAGCAGCGCCACCATTTGCACGAGTCGCCGGCCAGCATGACGCTGCCGCTGATTGTACTGGCTATTCTTTCGGCCGTGGGCGGCTTCATGGGCGCGCCGATGTTTGTGGGCAAGCACTACCTGGCCGATTACCTGGCCCCGATTTTCACCTATTCCAGGCAGATTCTACCCGCCGCCTTCACTACCGAGCCCGAGCACAGCACCGAACTGATGCTGATGGGCATCTCGGTGCTGGTGGCCGTGGTAGGCATCGTGCTGGCCTACGTGCAGTACGTGGCCCGCGCCCAGCGCCCGGCCGAAGACGATGCCCAGCGTTCGGCTCCCGAAAGCTTAATATACCATAAATACTATATTGACGAGCTCTACGACAGCCTCATCGTGAAGCCGGTAATGGCGCTCTCGACCGGCTTGTATAAGTTTGTCGAAAACGGCATTATCGACCCCATCGCCAACGGCGTGGGCCGCGTAACGCTGGCCGGCGGCCAGCTGCTGCGCAACGTGCAGACGGGCTCGGTCGAAACCTACCTGATTTTGATGGTGCTCGGTATTGTGCTGATTCTGGGTCTGAATTTTGGCCGCTTGTAA
- the nuoK gene encoding NADH-quinone oxidoreductase subunit NuoK translates to MTNASIVPAVIHEVPLQYYVFFATALFCIGVTGVLIRRNAIIIFMCIELMLNAVNILLTAFAAYRADPNGQIFVFFIMAVAAAEVAVGLGIIVMIYRNFQNTDVNLLNRLKG, encoded by the coding sequence ATGACCAACGCTTCCATCGTTCCCGCCGTCATTCACGAAGTACCCTTGCAGTACTACGTGTTTTTCGCCACCGCACTCTTCTGCATCGGCGTTACGGGGGTACTCATCCGGCGCAACGCCATCATCATCTTCATGTGCATCGAGCTGATGCTCAACGCCGTGAATATCCTGCTGACGGCCTTTGCCGCCTACCGGGCCGACCCCAACGGCCAGATATTCGTGTTCTTTATCATGGCCGTGGCGGCTGCCGAAGTTGCCGTTGGGTTGGGCATTATCGTCATGATTTACCGCAATTTCCAGAATACCGACGTCAACCTGCTCAACCGGCTTAAAGGATAA